The genomic DNA CACTTCTTGTGCCTCGGGAGAAACATTCGTGGCCCCCAAAATGACCATGCAGCCACACGGGACATCCAGAGAGGTGAGGATTCGGGCCGCATTCTTGAAGAAGTCCAGCAGTCCCTCGCGGATATCGAGGGATTCTCCCATTTCTGTCCAAGTTGAATCCCAATAGACATTCTCGTAGTGCTTCACGGCCTCCAGGAACAATTGGGCCTTGTTTCCGAAGGCGGCGTAGAGGCTTGGAGGATTGATTTCCATCGCGCCACACAGCTCCGCCATGGTCGCTGGCTCGTATCCTCTGAGCCAGAAGACTGCGAGAGCCTTTTCCAAGGCAGCCTGCCGATCGAACGTTCGCGGGCGGCCTTTGCATACGTGAGCTCCGGGGCTGGTTTGTTTTCTCGCAGGCATGGTTTTCTCGGGCCGAGTTCGAAAGAATTTGACGGTCTGTAATGAGCGTTACATAAATCTGTTCCATCCGTAACGCTTGCTACAGAAATAGCGTCTACCGTTCGCTTCTGCAAGCCCCACCCGAGGAACCCAACGCAATGCCCCAATTGTTTGACCCACTGACGCTCCGAAGCGTGACGTTTCGCAATCGCCTCGCTCTTTCCCCGATGTGCCAATACGAGGCCGAGGATGGATTCGTTGGACTGGTGATGGTGGAAGCAACCGCCGTTAGTCCGGCACTGGAGCGAAAATCGTCGGATGCTGTTGTTTGAATATCATTCTGAACAACCAAACCACAAAAGGAGAAAACCATGTCAAAAAATATCAAAGCCGTCCCCACCAAGGAATACACGGAAGTCGTGGCAACAGCCAACAAGTATGTCGATGGCCTGCGGGGCGGAAGTCCGGCGGATGTCGCCGATGCATTCCACAAGGACGCGGTGATGTATGGCTTCACCAACGGTGAACTGCTGGGAGGTCCGATTCAAAACCTCTACGACTTCGTTGAACAAAACGGGAAAGCTCCGAAAATCGAGACTCGGGTCGACGTTTTGGCAATCACTCCAACCATCGCAGTGGTGCGGATCGACATGGAAAACGATGCCATTGGCGCCGATTACAATGACTACCTCACTCTGATAAAGATCGACGGCACCTGGATGGTGATCGCCAAGGTCTATCATCAGTTCGAAAACCAAGCCTGACCGATGAATCAAAAGACTCACTTCATCCAACCCGTCGTCGCGGTGTTGGTAGGCGGATGGATATACATTTCATCCGCCGAACCGACCCAAAGCGATCCGAAAAAGCAGTCTTCATCCAAATCAGAAACGTCACACCAACAACAAACCAAGGAAAATACCATGAGCAAACCAACCTACGTCCACGAATACAAAGCCATTGTCACGGTTTTGAAACAATACCTCGAAGGCTGCAAGCAGGCCAAGAGCAGCATCATGAAACCAGCCTTCAACGAGCAGGCGACGATGTATAGCGTCGATGCCGATGGCAAGTTGGCTGGTGGAGCGATTCAAGGCCTGTTCGACGGCATCGACAGCGCCTTCCGCCCTTCTCCTGAAGCACAGGGCGCGATCGTCAGGATTGAGATCGTCGGCACCGCCGCCAGCGCGCGCATTGATGCCAATGACATGTCGGGCTTCTGCTTCACCGACTTTTTCCATCTGCTGAAAGTCGATGGCAAATGGACAGTGGTCAGCAAGATCTTCCACACACACGTCGCTCCCTGAGTCTGACGCAGCGCTGCCGGGGCCGTGCTCGTGTAGGTTCCCCCGGTGTGGCCCGGCTCGCGGTCGCACAGCTTGTTTGATGGATTTCCACCAAGCGGGCTCTCTTTCCGTCCGAGTTGCCTCGCTCCACTGAAATCGCAAACCAGTTGCCCAGCAAGAACCCGGAACGGTGTTCGATCGAACGAATTCGATCGTCTTGTATTATCAAACCAACCTCCATGCGAGGAACCCACGTCTTCGCGTTCTGTTCTCTCTCACCGCACTGGCAGCCGCCTTGCTGGCGTCACCGTCAACCATGGCCGTCCCGCCGCCGGGCATTCCCGATGGACTCCGTCCCCCGAGCAATTGGGGACCTTCCCGGTGCAATTCAAGGCCTCCGACAGCAACCTCTTCGCGCGGGCAAGTAGTACGGTATCCGTAGTACCCACGGGGTGACCCTGCTTGCCGCATGGAAGAACCACCATTGGCCGGATGAAGAAGGGGAGGCAACCCGCGGCGACCTGGCGGATCCGGACCGTGATGGCATTACGAATCTCGTGGAGTATGCGCTGGGTCTGAATCCGAATGTGCCGAACTTCGGCGCGTTGCCCGGGGTCGAGCTGGTGCAGATCGACGGGAAACGCTACCTGGCGATGACCTATGTCCGGCAGACGGATGATCCTCGGCTGCAGTATTTCGTGGGTGGATCCGGAAACTTGGGGGCGGGATCTTGGCTCGCGCAGATGAATGAGCTGCCGGTGAGCCAAGAGGGGGTGTCGGATGGATTCCAGCGAGTGAAAATTCGTGACTCGGTAGCGGTGGAGGATGCGCCGCAGCGGTTTCTGCGGCTGGCGATAGTGGGAAACCAGCCGCCTGTCATCGATCCGCTGCAGCATCGCTTCCTCCATGCTGGCGGACACTTTGCGATGAGGGTGCGGGCCAGTGATCCAAATGGCGACGTGCTGACGTTGTCCGCTGATCCGTTGCCACAGGGGGCAAGCTTCAGCCTCGCGGGGAGCGGGATGGCGGATTTCTCCTGGACCCCATCAGCCGCGCAGGTCGGCAATCATGTGATGAATTTCCGCGCGAGTGACGGCGAGCTTTTCCACACGCGGAGTGTGGTGCTGGGTGTGATCCCGACTGGCACTCCGCTGCGGGATGGGTGGAAGGACTACTACTGGCCTGGAATTTCCGACCCGCAGATTGTGGGGCCACTCGCCGATCCTGATCAGGATGGCATTGCCAACATCATCGAGAACGGGCTGGGTCTGGATCCCACCGCTTCTGGGGCGTGGGGGCTGCCGTTGATGGGCTTCGAAGAGTCCGGCGGGAAAAGATACCTGAGCATGACCTACGTCCGCCAGACGGATGATGCCACACTCCGCTTCGCCGTGATCGCCAGCAGCGACCTTGCTGCGCCCCCAGGTATGTGGACGGCACTGGATCGGTCGGTGCCCGTGGATCAGACTGGAATTCCCGAAGGCTTTGTGCGAATAAAGTTTAGGGATGATGTGGCGATCGAGGACGAGCCTCGCCGCTTCCTGCGGCTGCGGGTGACGGACGATTGAGGTGGATCGCTCCTGCAGAGTGACATTTCCGGGCTGAGCAGCCATTGCTGCAAATCGGGAACGCCGGCACCACCGGTTCGCTGACGGCAATGTGGACAACGCCGGCGCGCTCGCCTTCCGCCGGTCCGATGCCTACGCCTACGCCTTTGCTGGCTCAGTCGGGGGACAGCCATAGCGGCGCGAGTCCGTCCACCAGCACGCTTTCCATAACGGGAAGCAATGGGGCCAGTTCGTCCGAGAGCATCGAGAAACCAGATTCATGCAGCTGTCGCTTAAGTAGCCACACTACGAAAATTGAGTAAGCGTGGTCCGGGCCGGCATCCGTTTTCCCTTGCCGGGTTTTCTCGTCAGGCCGCTTTGTGGGCCTGCCTTCTCAGCTTGGATCGCAGCCAGTTCGCCGGGATTAAGGTCGCCACTTCGCTTTCCTTCATCGCGGGCAGCCGGGTGAGCACGTCTTCAAGATATTCCCGGGTGTCGATGCCCAGCCGCTGGCAGTTCTCGACGATGGTGTAGAGGATCGCGGCGCGCTGCCCCGCTTCGCGACAGCCGATGAACAGCCAGTTCTTGGCTCCAAGCTTGGTCGGGCGGATGGCGTTCTCGACGAGGTTGTTGTCGATCTCGATCCGGCCGTCGCCGAGATAGACCTCGAGCTTGCGCCACTGCCTGGCTGCGTAGTGGATCGCCTTGCCGAGCTTGCTCTTGGGCAGGATCGGGCGCAGCGCGAGGCGGTCGATGAGGGCTTTGAGCCGCCGGTGGATCATGCGGCTTTGCGAGGCTCGCATTGCTTCGGGCAGGGCGGGTCCGGCCTTGGCCTCGCGCAATTCTCTCTCGATCCGGTAGAGGTGACCGAGTTGCCGCAGGCCGCAGGATCCAGGCGACGAGCTTCGGTTCCTGTTCCTTGGCTTCGATAAACTTGCGCCGCAGGTGGGCGTGGCAGCCGGCGAGCGTGATGTGCGGTTTGTCCTTGGCCCAGGCGGGTTAGGCCTCGTAGTCGTCGCACTGGATGGTGCAGGCGGCTGGGCCGGAATTGCCGAAAAGATCCACGATGCCGCCGACGTCGCGACCGGCACGCCAATGATAGCGGACGGTGCCGCCGGGGATGCTGGAAGTCCACAGGTAGCCGGTTTTAGCCTGGCCGCTGCCGGGCTCGAGGTAGTCGATCGACGTCTCGTCAAACTGGCGGTAGCGACTTCGCCAGTGCTCGTGCTGGATGGCGCGGTAGATGTCCGAGAGCCTGCTCCTCTGAAACAGGCCGGGCCGAATTCGCTGGAAGTTTATCGTTTAGGGAAAGTGATGGTTGTCTCCATAATCGTCCTCTCCCTGGCATGGCCGCGCGGAACAAGATTGACCTTGAGATCGTCAAACGGAGTGACGACGTGAAGGGCTTCAAGGTCCTGCCCAAGCGATGGATCGTGGAACGGACCTTTGGCTGGCTGGTCCAATCCCGCCGGTTGATCCGCGACCATGAAGTCCGGATCGAACACTCCAAAGCGCTAATCTATCTCTCCATGACCAAGCGCATGCTCGCCAGAATCGCGGCCTGAGCATTTTTCAGACAGCCTCTTAGGGAGGCTCCGACCACCGCCTCACCGATGTTGTCAGCATGCACGGTCCGGAAATCACCGTTCCGTTTAATTGTTGCGGCCTCATGAGCTTCACCGAAACTAACGGAGTGAATAAAGGCAGCTAAGCGGCAGTGAGGTTTCCGGCGTCTGTTGTAAGTGATGGAAAATGAAGCGCACCCGACTGGACTCGAACCAGTGACCGTCCGCTTAGAAGGCGGATGCTCTATCCAACTGAGCTACGGGTGCCTGCGCGTGGTGTAGCGGCACCGGCGGGCGAAGTCAAAACGCGAAAGGATCGGAAAGTAAGGGCGGGGAGAGACTTTTCCACTTCGGGCAGGCGGGAATGAGCCGCCCCGGGCTGGCCGGGGCGGCTGGTTTTGACTGATTCCGGGCTGAAACTTGCTTGCTTGCTGCTTCCTCCCTTACTTCGCGGGGACAGCCTTGGGCTTCTCGTCCTTAACCCGCTTCTCGGTCAGCTCTTTGCCGCTCTGGGTGTAGCGGAATTCCTTGTCGGAAAGGGAAAGGATGGTCTGCTCGATCTTGGTGCCGACCGGCATCATCTCGGGCATGGAGGAATCGGTGATCTCGGTGATCAGCTTGTCCTTTTCCAGCGTCCACTTGGCCTTGGCGGTGACGGAGATCTTCTGGCCGCCAGCTTCGAAGTTGCCGGTGGAAGTGGCCTTGCCATCCTCGAGGTAGGTGGTGATCGAGTGACCGGTGACCGGTCCCTCTTTCATGTCGCTACGCCAGGAGCCGAGCAGGGTCTTGGCATACTCCTCGGGCTTCACCGGCGGGGCGGGAGTTTCCTTCGGGGCCTCCT from Luteolibacter arcticus includes the following:
- a CDS encoding Ig-like domain-containing protein, which translates into the protein MTLLAAWKNHHWPDEEGEATRGDLADPDRDGITNLVEYALGLNPNVPNFGALPGVELVQIDGKRYLAMTYVRQTDDPRLQYFVGGSGNLGAGSWLAQMNELPVSQEGVSDGFQRVKIRDSVAVEDAPQRFLRLAIVGNQPPVIDPLQHRFLHAGGHFAMRVRASDPNGDVLTLSADPLPQGASFSLAGSGMADFSWTPSAAQVGNHVMNFRASDGELFHTRSVVLGVIPTGTPLRDGWKDYYWPGISDPQIVGPLADPDQDGIANIIENGLGLDPTASGAWGLPLMGFEESGGKRYLSMTYVRQTDDATLRFAVIASSDLAAPPGMWTALDRSVPVDQTGIPEGFVRIKFRDDVAIEDEPRRFLRLRVTDD
- a CDS encoding TetR/AcrR family transcriptional regulator; translated protein: MPARKQTSPGAHVCKGRPRTFDRQAALEKALAVFWLRGYEPATMAELCGAMEINPPSLYAAFGNKAQLFLEAVKHYENVYWDSTWTEMGESLDIREGLLDFFKNAARILTSLDVPCGCMVILGATNVSPEAQEVNDALRELRKEGKDFILARLERAVEDGQLVPSTDVEGLAFTLNTLLEGMSLQARDGMTRSDMERIAETLMALLPVAR
- a CDS encoding nuclear transport factor 2 family protein; translation: MSKNIKAVPTKEYTEVVATANKYVDGLRGGSPADVADAFHKDAVMYGFTNGELLGGPIQNLYDFVEQNGKAPKIETRVDVLAITPTIAVVRIDMENDAIGADYNDYLTLIKIDGTWMVIAKVYHQFENQA
- a CDS encoding nuclear transport factor 2 family protein, whose protein sequence is MSKPTYVHEYKAIVTVLKQYLEGCKQAKSSIMKPAFNEQATMYSVDADGKLAGGAIQGLFDGIDSAFRPSPEAQGAIVRIEIVGTAASARIDANDMSGFCFTDFFHLLKVDGKWTVVSKIFHTHVAP
- a CDS encoding IS66 family transposase — its product is MRQLGHLYRIERELREAKAGPALPEAMRASQSRMIHRRLKALIDRLALRPILPKSKLGKAIHYAARQWRKLEVYLGDGRIEIDNNLVENAIRPTKLGAKNWLFIGCREAGQRAAILYTIVENCQRLGIDTREYLEDVLTRLPAMKESEVATLIPANWLRSKLRRQAHKAA